A stretch of Candidatus Zixiibacteriota bacterium DNA encodes these proteins:
- a CDS encoding S8 family serine peptidase, which translates to MRKSFIIALGIFLALTALALADVKVANIVRPDVPDFVGYVPNEFVVQFKADLGKITQARTALGLVAIGNAALDELGRKYEVAELRTQFPGAQPTMVKGQVLDLSRYFVVKFESGHDLEQVMAEYRANPYVESVEPIGIHALYATPNDGFYASDQWHLNQASDKDVDAPEAWDIETGDPSIIVAVMDSGVRYYHKDLGGSNASSTNPGGTDGNIWINLAEKNGTAGVDDDGNGYVDDWVGYDFVTGLTGCWSGEDCSTADNDPRDFNGHGTHCAGNVGAINNNGYASCSVAGGWGNGALQPTGNGVKVMPLRIGWSQSYLGQEAGYVRMDFAASALYYAANKGAKIASCSWGASNSGGIDAAITYFLNAGGMIFKAAGNANNQTSDYMTARTDIIAVAATDQNDCRASFSSYGTWVEISAPGVAILSSYHDHTDAANDYVATMDGTSMATPIAASVAALIWSANPTWTAAQVRDRLYATADNIYGLSCNSAYAGKLGAGRVNAYNAVFSGGCTAPTAQFSGTPLSGSAPLAVTFTNSSSGTAPLSYSWAFGDGGTSTATSPVYTYTTPGTYTVTLTATNSCGSDQEVKTGYVTVTAPPAQQCDDFNDNNISNWVNSTGTWSVSGGIVTGNSNTQNSKRTSPFGAWTNPTVTCQVRMNSGRTQRNARIIFNYVDANNYRFIEGDDVNNYWRIYSRVSGTNTVRATFSATISTATWYNVEVNVTSTGNTTLKVNGATLGSYNFGSAPSGLVGIGYSRANSNFDNFCVGASSSLEGPVDQSVVEIGEPITKTDPLPHSFELSQNYPNPFNPTTTIKYFLPEVANVELVIVNVMGQTVRTLVNAMQAPGEHSVMWDGRDQSGVAVASGIYLYKMRAGDFTETRKMVLMK; encoded by the coding sequence ATGAGGAAGTCATTCATTATCGCGCTCGGAATTTTTCTGGCGCTGACGGCCCTGGCGCTGGCAGACGTCAAAGTCGCCAACATTGTGCGGCCGGACGTTCCCGATTTCGTCGGTTACGTGCCGAACGAATTTGTCGTGCAGTTTAAGGCCGACCTGGGCAAGATCACGCAGGCCCGGACTGCGCTCGGGCTGGTGGCGATCGGTAACGCCGCCCTCGACGAGTTGGGCCGCAAATATGAAGTCGCCGAGCTGCGCACGCAGTTCCCCGGCGCGCAACCCACGATGGTCAAAGGCCAGGTCCTCGACCTGTCTCGCTACTTCGTCGTGAAATTCGAAAGCGGGCACGACCTGGAACAGGTGATGGCCGAATACCGCGCCAACCCGTATGTCGAATCCGTCGAGCCGATCGGCATCCACGCGCTGTACGCCACTCCGAACGACGGTTTCTATGCTTCCGACCAATGGCATCTGAACCAGGCCAGCGACAAGGACGTTGATGCCCCGGAGGCCTGGGACATCGAGACCGGCGATCCGTCGATTATCGTCGCCGTAATGGACTCCGGCGTGCGCTACTATCACAAGGATCTAGGCGGCTCCAATGCCTCCTCGACCAACCCGGGCGGCACCGACGGCAACATTTGGATCAATCTGGCCGAAAAGAACGGCACGGCCGGCGTTGACGACGACGGCAACGGCTACGTCGATGACTGGGTTGGCTATGACTTTGTCACCGGATTGACCGGCTGCTGGAGCGGGGAAGACTGCTCCACCGCCGACAATGATCCGCGCGACTTCAACGGCCATGGCACCCACTGCGCGGGCAACGTCGGCGCGATCAACAACAATGGTTACGCCTCCTGCTCAGTCGCCGGCGGCTGGGGCAACGGCGCGCTGCAACCAACCGGCAACGGCGTCAAAGTCATGCCGCTGCGCATCGGCTGGTCCCAGTCGTATCTGGGACAGGAAGCCGGCTATGTCCGCATGGACTTCGCCGCCTCGGCATTGTACTATGCCGCCAACAAAGGCGCGAAGATCGCCTCGTGCTCCTGGGGCGCCTCCAATTCCGGCGGTATTGATGCTGCCATTACGTATTTCCTGAACGCCGGGGGGATGATTTTCAAGGCCGCGGGCAATGCCAACAATCAGACCTCCGACTACATGACCGCCCGCACCGATATCATCGCAGTGGCGGCCACTGACCAGAATGACTGCCGCGCCAGCTTCTCCAGTTATGGCACCTGGGTCGAAATCTCGGCGCCGGGCGTGGCGATCCTCAGTTCGTATCACGACCATACTGATGCGGCGAACGACTACGTCGCGACCATGGACGGCACCTCGATGGCCACGCCGATTGCGGCCAGCGTCGCAGCCCTGATCTGGTCGGCCAATCCGACTTGGACGGCGGCGCAGGTCCGCGACCGGCTCTATGCCACCGCCGACAACATCTACGGTCTCTCCTGCAACAGCGCCTATGCCGGCAAGCTGGGCGCCGGACGCGTCAACGCTTATAATGCCGTCTTCTCCGGCGGCTGCACGGCCCCGACCGCACAGTTCTCCGGAACGCCGCTCTCCGGTTCCGCGCCGCTGGCCGTGACTTTCACGAATTCCTCCAGCGGTACCGCGCCGTTGAGCTATTCGTGGGCCTTCGGTGACGGCGGCACCTCGACGGCCACCAGCCCGGTGTACACCTACACCACGCCGGGAACCTACACGGTGACCCTGACCGCGACCAACTCTTGCGGCAGCGATCAGGAGGTGAAAACCGGCTACGTTACGGTTACTGCACCACCGGCACAGCAGTGCGACGACTTCAACGACAACAATATTTCGAATTGGGTCAACAGCACCGGCACCTGGTCGGTCTCCGGCGGAATCGTCACCGGTAACTCGAATACCCAGAATTCGAAGCGCACTTCGCCGTTCGGCGCGTGGACCAATCCCACGGTCACCTGCCAGGTACGCATGAATTCGGGTCGCACCCAGCGCAATGCGCGCATCATCTTCAATTACGTTGACGCCAACAACTATCGCTTCATCGAGGGTGATGACGTCAACAATTACTGGCGCATTTATTCGCGCGTGAGTGGCACCAACACCGTGCGCGCAACTTTCAGCGCCACGATCAGTACCGCCACCTGGTACAATGTCGAAGTCAACGTCACGTCGACCGGCAACACGACGTTGAAGGTCAATGGCGCGACCCTCGGCTCCTACAACTTCGGATCGGCGCCTTCTGGTTTGGTCGGGATCGGCTATAGCCGCGCCAATTCCAACTTCGACAACTTCTGCGTCGGCGCCAGCTCGTCGCTGGAAGGTCCGGTCGATCAGTCGGTGGTCGAGATCGGCGAGCCGATCACCAAGACCGACCCGCTTCCGCACAGCTTTGAACTGAGCCAGAACTATCCGAATCCGTTCAACCCGACCACGACGATCAAGTACTTCCTGCCGGAGGTCGCCAATGTCGAATTGGTGATCGTCAACGTCATGGGCCAGACGGTGCGGACTCTGGTCAACGCCATGCAGGCGCCCGGCGAACATTCCGTCATGTGGGATGGTCGCGATCAGTCCGGCGTGGCCGTCGCTTC
- a CDS encoding inositol-phosphate phosphatase yields the protein MLSMTSAPRLAGLLDAALAAAGAAAPVIMQHYRSGTTVERKADDSPVTIADREAELIIKAAIAGRFPDHGFLGEEFGAGGGDGGFVWIIDPIDGTRNFVRGIPLFGTQIALMQELRLVLGVSNMPAMDELLYGGGGTAYLNGAPVRVSTIDRLAESAVSFAGLNRRRGPIRPENLIALFDAIERVRGFGDCYPFHLVASGRLEAVIQPQIKIWDIGALAAIIEAAGGRCTDLDGKPITIATDGILASNGLIHDEILALIHR from the coding sequence ATGCTGTCGATGACATCTGCACCCCGCCTGGCCGGATTACTGGACGCCGCGCTGGCCGCAGCCGGCGCCGCGGCACCGGTAATCATGCAACACTACCGCAGCGGCACAACCGTCGAGCGCAAGGCGGACGACAGCCCGGTGACGATCGCCGACCGCGAAGCGGAACTAATCATCAAAGCCGCAATTGCCGGCCGGTTTCCCGATCACGGTTTTCTCGGCGAGGAGTTCGGCGCCGGCGGGGGCGACGGCGGATTCGTGTGGATCATCGACCCGATCGACGGTACCCGCAATTTCGTCCGGGGCATACCGCTGTTCGGCACCCAGATTGCGTTGATGCAGGAGTTGCGTCTGGTACTTGGCGTCTCAAACATGCCGGCGATGGACGAGCTGTTGTACGGTGGTGGCGGGACGGCGTACCTCAACGGCGCGCCGGTACGGGTGAGCACGATCGATCGGCTGGCGGAATCGGCGGTTTCATTTGCCGGACTGAACCGACGGCGCGGGCCGATTCGTCCCGAGAATCTGATCGCGCTGTTTGACGCGATCGAGCGAGTACGCGGTTTTGGTGACTGTTATCCGTTTCACCTTGTCGCCAGCGGACGGCTGGAGGCGGTGATTCAGCCGCAGATCAAGATCTGGGACATTGGCGCGCTGGCGGCAATCATCGAAGCCGCCGGTGGCCGGTGCACCGACTTGGACGGCAAGCCGATTACGATTGCGACGGACGGTATTCTTGCGAGCAACG